One Punica granatum isolate Tunisia-2019 chromosome 3, ASM765513v2, whole genome shotgun sequence genomic window carries:
- the LOC116198598 gene encoding scarecrow-like protein 32, which translates to MPFTETLAPHLLADMNNKNQVHRTRPWPGLFPAGPKTTFTSFGDANCMEQLLVHCANAIESNDATLAQQILWVLNNTAPPDGDSNQRLTCGFLRALIARAARNGSCKMLAAVAASNYDIALLHETHRFSVIELASFVDLTPWHRFGFTAANAAILEAVEGYSVIHIVDLSSTHCMQIPTLIDAIASRSLEAPPPIVKLTVAWVAEEDGHVPPPPPLLDDVSYEELGRKLVNFAMSRNVTLKFQVVHSSYREGYSTLIEHLRVQNFYKDNCEALVINCHMTLHYISEETQLTTLLHDPNPSGNNPYPHFEPSALVSPRTMFLKALRSLDPTIVVLVDEDADFTSNDLVDRLRSAFNYLWIPYDTVDTFLPKGSKQRQWYEADVCWKIENVIAHEGAQRIERVEPKSRWVQRMRSAGFRGFGFGEEAVSEVKSMLDEHAAGWGLKKEEEDHLVLTWKGHNVVFATAWLPT; encoded by the coding sequence ATGCCATTCACTGAAACCCTAGCGCCCCATCTCCTCGCTGATATGAACAATAAGAACCAAGTCCACCGGACCCGACCGTGGCCGGGCCTATTCCCAGCTGGTCCAAAGACAACATTTACGAGCTTCGGGGACGCCAACTGCATGGAGCAGCTGCTCGTGCACTGCGCGAATGCAATAGAGAGCAATGATGCAACCCTAGCCCAGCAGATCCTGTGGGTCCTAAACAACACGGCCCCACCCGACGGGGACTCGAACCAGCGCCTCACCTGCGGGTTCCTCCGAGCTCTGATCGCCCGAGCTGCCAGGAATGGTTCGTGCAAGATGCTGGCGGCTGTGGCAGCCAGCAACTATGATATTGCCCTTCTCCACGAAACCCACCGGTTTTCTGTCATCGAGCTTGCCAGCTTCGTGGACCTGACTCCGTGGCATCGGTTCGGGTTTACTGCCGCCAATGCAGCCATACTGGAAGCCGTTGAAGGGTACTCGGTGATTCATATAGTGGACTTGAGCTCGACCCACTGCATGCAAATCCCGACTCTTATCGATGCAATCGCGAGCCGATCGCTTGAGGCGCCCCCTCCAATCGTGAAGCTCACGGTAGCTTGGGTGGCTGAAGAAGATGGGCACGTCCCTCCCCCTCCTCCCTTACTGGACGATGTTTCTTATGAGGAGTTAGGCCGAAAGTTGGTGAACTTTGCTATGTCGCGCAATGTCACATTGAAATTCCAGGTGGTTCATTCGAGCTATAGAGAGGGGTACTCGACCTTGATCGAACACCTCAGGGTGCAAAATTTTTACAAAGACAACTGTGAGGCGCTCGTGATAAATTGTCACATGACTCTCCACTACATATCGGAAGAAACCCAGCTTACGACGTTGCTTCACGATCCCAACCCTTCAGGGAATAATCCTTATCCCCATTTTGAGCCCTCGGCATTAGTCTCCCCACGTACGATGTTCCTGAAAGCATTAAGGAGCTTAGACCCAACCATCGTGGTTCTAGTAGACGAGGACGCGGACTTCACGTCAAATGATTTGGTGGACAGATTAAGGTCGGCGTTCAATTACTTGTGGATTCCCTACGACACTGTGGACACATTCCTTCCCAAAGGGAGCAAGCAGAGGCAGTGGTACGAGGCTGACGTATGCTGGAAGATAGAGAACGTGATAGCGCACGAGGGGGCCCAGAGGATAGAGAGGGTGGAGCCCAAGAGCCGGTGGGTCCAGAGGATGAGGAGCGCAGGGTTCCGGGGCTTTGGGTTCGGGGAGGAAGCGGTGTCGGAGGTGAAGTCGATGCTGGATGAGCATGCCGCTGGATGGGGGttgaagaaggaggaggaggaccaTCTTGTACTAACATGGAAAGGGCACAATGTGGTTTTTGCTACTGCTTGGTTGCCTACTtag
- the LOC116198600 gene encoding uncharacterized protein LOC116198600, with amino-acid sequence MEFAERMTPRLCTRADTLELKSEIERRLGQWNADKYFSLLARFLSLKLQKREFDRLCIATIGKENVMLHNHLIRSIIKNARIPKTKTAPLENKKEDSKIARVSNGLCRDIPRSPQKGRTPSLRDRKFKDRGLPFLGPHRKDYTVKCNNSTIKLQEQHSAIELLSPGSRPPSSEEDGEEVVQSLGNSSFCNWKPIRAPMVIPNVINTRPGRAKVSFSDSGFLPSTGTFRDMLERRLEGLKVSIDCADLLNRGLDIFLKGLMRPCLMLASSRARNKYKGRESRQSLIGLNSDVPIGCIEKPKRLISASIVDFRVAVESNPTLLGKDWPIQLEKVCLRESEERIEVY; translated from the coding sequence ATGGAATTTGCCGAGAGAATGACGCCCCGGCTTTGTACTCGAGCCGACACTTTGGAGCTGAAATCAGAAATTGAGAGGAGGCTCGGACAATGGAATGCTGATAAATACTTTTCACTCCTCGCCAGATTTCTCAGTCTCAAATTGCAGAAACGCGAATTCGATAGACTCTGCATCGCTACCATAGGCAAAGAAAACGTGATGCTTCACAATCATCTGATCAGATCAATCATCAAGAATGCTCGTATTCCCAAGACAAAGACGGCCCCACTGGAGAATAAAAAGGAAGACTCGAAGATTGCTAGAGTATCCAATGGGCTATGCAGAGATATTCCCAGATCACCACAAAAAGGAAGGACCCCAAGTCTCCGTGATCgaaaattcaaggaccgtGGGCTACCTTTCCTTGGGCCTCACAGGAAGGACTACACAGTTAAATGTAATAATTCGACGATTAAACTGCAAGAACAGCATAGTGCGATTGAGTTGCTTTCTCCGGGTAGTAGACCCCCAAGTTCAGAGGAAGATGGAGAAGAAGTCGTTCAATCCCTTGGAAACTCAAGTTTTTGTAATTGGAAACCTATCAGAGCTCCAATGGTAATTCCAAATGTGATCAACACAAGGCCTGGAAGGGCTAAAGTGTCATTTAGTGACTCGGGTTTTCTGCCCAGTACGGGCACTTTCAGAGACATGCTAGAGCGGAGGTTGGAGGGACTGAAAGTGTCTATTGATTGTGCTGATCTATTGAATCGTGGACTCGACATCTTTCTGAAAGGACTGATGAGGCCCTGTTTGATGCTGGCCAGTTCGAGGGCACGGAACAAGTATAAGGGTCGAGAAAGCCGCCAGAGCTTGATCGGACTTAACAGTGATGTCCCCATTGGATGCATAGAGAAACCAAAGAGGTTAATATCAGCGTCTATTGTGGACTTCCGGGTCGCGGTGGAGTCCAATCCCACATTGCTCGGAAAAGACTGGCCCATTCAGCTTGAAAAGGTTTGCTTGCGAGAATCAGAAGAAAGAATTGAAGTTTATTAG
- the LOC116198599 gene encoding casein kinase II subunit alpha-2-like, producing MRDARVSLPVLHLRLLLICAIIASRPPVAQPPLPRELLLTTSREASGCGGRAVEISGPSDPAAMSKARVYADVNVVRPKEYWDYESLTVQWGNQDDYEVVRKVGRGKYSEVFEGINVNTNEKCIIKILKPVKKKKIKREIKILQNLCGGPNVVKLLDIVRDQHSKTPSLIFEYVNSTDFKVLYPTLTDYDIRYYIYELLKAIDFCHSQGIMHRDVKPHNVMIDHELRKLRLIDWGLAEFYHPGKEYNVRVASRYFKGPELLVDLQDYDYSLDMWSLGCMFAGMIFRKEPFFYGHDNQDQLVKIAKVLGTDELNAYLKKYRLELDPQLDALVGRHSRKPWSKFINTDNQHLVSPEAIDFLDKLLRYDHQDRLTAREAMAHPYFSQVRAAESSRMRTQ from the exons ATGAGAGATGCGCGCGTCAGCCTACCTGTTCTCCACCTCCGTCTCCTGCTAATCTGCGCGATCATCGCCTCCCGGCCCCCGGTGGCCCAGCCTCCTCTCCCGCGCGAGCTCCTCCTCACCACCTCCCGCGAAGCGAGCGGCTGCGGAGGCCGCGCGGTCGAGATATCTGGCCCCTCCGATCCGGCGGCCATGTCGAAGGCTCGAGTCTACGCCGATGTCAATGTCGTTAGGCCCAAGGAGTACTGGGACTACGAGTCTCTCACCGTCCAGTGGGG AAACCAAGATGACTATGAAGTTGTACGAAAAGTTGGAAGGGGCAAATACAGCGAGGTATTTGAAGGAATAAATGTTAATACCAATGAGAAGTGCATAATCAAGATCCTCAAGCCTGTCAAGAAGAAAAAG ATAAAAAGGGAGATCAAAATACTTCAGAACCTATGTGGTGGCCCAAATGTTGTCAAGCTTCTTGATATTGTCAGGGATCAACATTCAAAGACTCCTAGCTTGATATTTGAGTATGTGAATAGTACAGATTTCAAAGTATTGTATCCTACTTTGACAGATTATGACATACGATACTACATCTATGAACTTCTCAAG GCTATAGATTTCTGCCACTCACAAGGGATAATGCACAGAGATGTTAAGCCTCACAATGTTATGATAGATCATGAGCTGCGGAAATTGCGGTTGATAGATTGGGGTCTGGCTGAATTTTATCATCCAGGCAAAGAGTATAATGTCCGTGTTGCTTCCAG ATACTTTAAGGGACCTGAACTCCTTGTCGATTTGCAAGACTATGATTATTCTTTGGATATGTGGAGCCTTGGTTGCATGTTTGCTGGAATG ATATTTCGGAAGGAACCATTCTTCTATGGTCATGATAACCAAGATCAGCTTGTTAAAATTGCAAAG GTTCTGGGAACAGATGAGTTGAATGCGTACTTGAAAAAGTATCGGTTAGAACTTGATCCACAGCTTGATGCCCTTGTTGGGAG GCATAGCAGGAAGCCCTGGTCAAAATTTATCAATACAGACAATCAGCATCTAGTTTCTCCTGAG GCCATTGATTTTCTTGATAAGCTGCTTCGATATGATCATCAGGACAGATTAACTGCAAGGGAAGCTATG GCCCATCCATATTTCTCTCAGGTGAGAGCTGCCGAAAGTAGCAGGATGCGTACCCAATAA
- the LOC116198603 gene encoding uncharacterized protein At2g23090-like: protein MGGGNGQKAKTARERNLEKNKAPKGSQLESNKKAMNIQCKVCMQTFMCTTSEVKCREHAEAKHPKSDVYACFPHLKK, encoded by the exons ATGGGAGGAGGCAATGGCCAGAAGGCAAAGACGGCGCGCGAGAGGAACCTGGAGAAGAATAAAGCTCCCAAAG GAAGCCAGCTTGAGTCAAACAAGAAGGCCATGAACATACAG TGCAAGGTTTGCATGCAGACGTTTATGTGCACCACATCGGAGGTGAAATGTAGGGAACACGCCGAAGCTAAGCACCCGAAGTCAGATGTCTACGCATGTTTCCCGCACTTGAAGAAGTGA
- the LOC116201782 gene encoding protein CONSERVED IN THE GREEN LINEAGE AND DIATOMS 27, chloroplastic, with product MLRLHVHCSLLVPCAEPVKFGSIDGSWVVWSGRSRRLLRGVLAKALKDETDGTGGTRGLPGRSWDPGLEIEVPFEQRPINEYSALKDGPLCSWGDLGTGEFFLRLGGLWLMTFTVLGVPIAAASFNPSKEPLRFVLAAGTGTLFLVSLIVLRIYLGWSYIGDRLLSAVIPYEESGWYDGQMWVKPSEVLARDRLLGSYKVKPVVKLLKRTLVGTGALLVSAVMLFVFATPVEDFIRTSFASKESTSEVAASKPNSKLNIRKEELLRLPVEVKSDDDLAAAAAEAADGRPVYCRDRYYRALAGGQYCKWEDLIK from the exons ATGCTCAGACTCCATGTCCACTGCTCCTTACTAGTTCCCTGTGCCGAGCCAGTCAAGTTCGGTAGCATCGATGGTTCCTGGGTCGTTTGGAGTGGTAGATCCCGGAGACTGCTCCGAGGGGTACTGGCAAAGGCATTGAAGGACGAGACTGATGGTACTGGTGGAACCAGGGGCCTGCCCGGTAGGAGCTGGGACCCAGGGCTCGAGATTGAGGTCCCCTTCGAACAACGACCT ATTAATGAGTATTCCGCCCTAAAAGATGGTCCCCTGTGCTCGTGGGGCGACCTGGGAACTGGGGAGTTCTTTCTCCGCCTCGGAGGCCTCTGGCTCATGACTTTTACGGTTCTGGGAGTGCCAATAGCTGCTGCAAGCTTCAATCCTTCCAAA GAACCACTGAGATTTGTGCTTGCTGCAGGCACGGGGACGCTTTTTCTCGTCTCCTTAATCGTCTTACGAATTTATCTG GGATGGAGCTACATCGGTGATAGACTTCTGTCAGCAGTGATTCCATACGAAGAGAGTGGATGGTACGACGGGCAAATGTGGGTAAAGCCATCCGAG GTCCTGGCTCGTGACAGATTGCTCGGCTCTTACAAG GTTAAACCGGTGGTGAAACTTCTGAAACGGACTCTCGTCGGGACAGGAGCATTGCTGGTTTCTGCTGTCATGCTATTCGTCTTTGCGACTCCAGTCGAGGATTTTATCAGAACTAGTTTCGCCTCAAAGGAGAGCACATCTGAAGTCGCAGCCTCAAAACCCAACTCAAAGCTCAATATAAG GAAAGAGGAGTTACTTAGACTGCCAGTGGAGGTGAAGTCCGATGACGATCTTGCAGCAGCTGCTGCTGAAGCTGCCGATGGCAGGCCTGTTTACTGCCGAGACAGGTACTATCGCGCTTTAGCAGGTGGACAGTACTGCAAGTGGGAGGATCTTATCAAGTAA